In Bacteroidales bacterium, a genomic segment contains:
- a CDS encoding succinate dehydrogenase cytochrome b subunit, which yields MSGILTSSIGKKLLMSLAGIFLIVFLLVHMGINLLVIIYEDPMVYNKAAHFMSSNILIKIFEIILFGGFLLHIIYALILQIQNWIARPSRYNKANYSNTSFFSKFMIHTAAITLVFLVIHFLDFYIKAKFGHATEIIVDGVAYHDFASEIVDKFKVLPFVIFYIAAFIFLGFHLIHGFQSAFKTLGMDHRKYTPAVQVLAIIYTVFVVAGYSLIPVIIYFQ from the coding sequence ATGTCCGGAATATTAACCTCTTCCATTGGAAAGAAACTTTTAATGTCGCTTGCCGGAATTTTCCTCATTGTATTCCTGCTGGTTCATATGGGGATCAATCTCCTGGTTATCATCTATGAAGACCCCATGGTCTACAACAAAGCAGCCCACTTTATGAGCTCAAATATCCTGATAAAGATCTTTGAGATCATCTTATTCGGAGGTTTTCTGCTGCATATCATCTATGCCCTTATTCTTCAGATTCAGAACTGGATTGCAAGACCCAGTCGGTACAACAAAGCTAACTACTCAAACACCTCCTTCTTTTCGAAATTCATGATCCATACGGCGGCCATTACCCTGGTCTTCCTGGTGATCCATTTCCTGGACTTCTATATCAAAGCCAAATTCGGCCATGCCACCGAGATCATAGTGGACGGAGTTGCTTACCACGATTTTGCATCGGAAATTGTAGATAAATTTAAAGTGCTGCCCTTTGTAATCTTCTATATAGCAGCCTTTATTTTCCTGGGATTCCACTTGATTCACGGTTTCCAGTCGGCCTTTAAAACCCTTGGGATGGACCACAGGAAATACACCCCGGCGGTCCAGGTACTGGCCATTATTTACACGGTCTTTGTGGTGGCCGGTTACTCGCTCATCCCGGTGATCATCTACTTTCAATAA